In a genomic window of Sulfurimonas denitrificans DSM 1251:
- the exbD gene encoding TonB system transport protein ExbD: MAKLKKVRKRFDEINVIPFIDIMLVLLVMVLTTATFVNQGIIPIELPEAKAAKKEDNKKEVTIYIDAKGDIFFEKERVDLKTLEAKLSSVEKEQAVLLRSDKESKFQDFVSVMDILKRLNHEQLFIITKE, encoded by the coding sequence ATGGCAAAATTAAAAAAAGTAAGAAAGCGTTTTGATGAGATAAATGTTATACCTTTTATCGACATTATGCTTGTTCTTTTGGTTATGGTTTTAACAACTGCTACATTTGTAAATCAAGGGATTATCCCAATCGAGCTTCCAGAGGCAAAAGCAGCTAAAAAAGAGGATAATAAAAAAGAGGTTACTATCTATATAGATGCAAAAGGTGACATCTTTTTTGAAAAAGAGAGAGTTGATTTAAAAACACTCGAAGCCAAACTCTCATCTGTAGAAAAAGAGCAAGCAGTCCTTCTAAGAAGTGACAAAGAGTCTAAATTTCAAGATTTTGTTAGCGTTATGGATATCTTAAAACGCCTAAACCATGAGCAGCTCTTTATAATCACAAAAGAGTAG
- a CDS encoding radical SAM protein, with amino-acid sequence MKTIFGPINSRRFGSSLGVDLSPALKQCNFDCLYCELAPSATTDKQIEVVEVSTIIDELKTHLHDKIDVITLTANGEPTLYPHLDKLIEEIDKIKNSTQTLILTNSATLVDDRIFSLLLKLDQVKLSLDAVSDNVFKRIDRPHKNIDIAKIVQKVEEFSHVYRGKLFIEILFVHGLNDTKEEIYKLNEVLLKINATRIDLGTIDRPPAYPVEGLSYKELYEVSLLFDSSLPVHVASRIHAEPNNATYDDEEILNTLDKRPLTMEDIDLLFDEESKIRLKNLMSKKIVVIKKIGNLEFFILHENEKRKRIK; translated from the coding sequence GTGAAAACTATCTTTGGTCCGATAAACTCAAGAAGATTTGGCTCTTCTTTGGGTGTAGATCTCTCCCCTGCTCTAAAACAGTGTAATTTTGACTGCCTTTACTGTGAACTAGCTCCAAGTGCTACAACCGATAAACAGATAGAAGTAGTTGAAGTATCTACCATAATAGATGAGCTAAAAACTCATCTACATGACAAAATAGACGTTATCACACTAACTGCAAATGGCGAACCAACTCTCTACCCGCATCTTGATAAACTAATAGAAGAGATAGATAAGATAAAAAACTCCACGCAAACACTTATACTAACAAACAGCGCAACACTTGTTGATGATAGAATTTTCTCATTACTCCTAAAACTAGATCAAGTAAAATTATCTCTTGACGCTGTAAGTGATAATGTCTTTAAAAGAATAGATAGACCTCATAAAAATATAGATATAGCTAAAATAGTTCAAAAGGTAGAAGAGTTTTCACATGTATATAGAGGAAAGCTATTTATAGAGATACTCTTTGTTCATGGATTAAATGATACAAAAGAAGAAATATATAAACTAAATGAAGTTTTATTAAAAATAAATGCCACTAGAATTGATTTAGGCACGATAGATAGACCACCCGCCTATCCTGTTGAAGGACTTAGCTATAAAGAGCTCTATGAGGTATCGCTTCTTTTTGATAGCTCACTTCCTGTACATGTAGCCTCAAGAATCCATGCAGAACCAAACAACGCTACTTACGATGATGAAGAGATTTTAAACACGCTTGACAAAAGACCACTAACCATGGAAGATATAGATTTACTCTTTGATGAAGAGAGTAAAATTCGCCTTAAAAATCTAATGTCCAAAAAAATAGTAGTCATTAAAAAAATAGGTAATTTAGAGTTTTTTATTCTTCATGAAAATGAAAAAAGAAAACGAATAAAATAA
- a CDS encoding YqhA family protein — protein sequence MLEKVFENGLWHSRFIILLAVFFGLIGAILLFVVASFDIYETAKYVISTYITHSHPEHFHEEVVGGIIGAVDLYLIGVVMIIFSFGLYELFISDIDPAKDKDGCENQLLAVHSLDQLKDKISKVIVMVLVVGFFQKVGHTTYNGALDLLYLALSITAVAVGLYFLSKVGKSH from the coding sequence ATGCTAGAGAAAGTTTTTGAAAACGGGTTGTGGCATTCAAGATTTATAATCTTGCTTGCCGTTTTTTTTGGACTTATTGGGGCTATTTTACTTTTTGTAGTTGCGAGTTTTGATATTTATGAAACAGCAAAATATGTCATAAGCACCTACATAACACATTCACATCCAGAACACTTTCACGAAGAAGTTGTTGGTGGAATCATCGGTGCGGTTGATTTATATCTTATTGGTGTTGTAATGATTATCTTCTCTTTTGGTCTTTACGAACTTTTTATCTCAGATATAGATCCAGCAAAAGATAAAGATGGGTGTGAAAATCAACTATTAGCAGTCCATTCACTAGATCAGTTAAAAGATAAAATATCTAAAGTTATCGTTATGGTTTTAGTTGTTGGTTTTTTCCAAAAAGTTGGACATACAACTTATAACGGCGCATTAGATTTACTATATTTGGCACTCTCTATCACTGCTGTTGCAGTTGGGCTCTATTTTTTAAGTAAAGTCGGAAAAAGTCACTAA
- the pyrC gene encoding dihydroorotase, with translation MKTHTLLMPLDMHLHLRDGVMLENIAPLSAYSFSGALIMPNLVPPVETLEDVKAYKERIMATVPNDFFEPYMTLFYKNYDKKFLATIVDHVTAIKLYPAGITTNSEGGLSSFNIEEMRETLEAMSILGIPLCVHGESDGFVMDREEEFMSIYELLATNFPDLKIVMEHITTKAAVDMLDKHKNLYATITVHHLLFTLDDVVGGMMMPHNFCKPIAKRPEDLDALLSVALEAHPKVMFGSDSAPHSKEKKECSGCAAGVFSAPIALQLLCEIFEQYDKLDNLQAFISDNAQSIYKICPEFKEVILEKRPFIVPASYSNVVPMYASRAINWAIRSVE, from the coding sequence ATGAAAACTCATACACTTTTAATGCCACTAGATATGCACCTTCATCTTCGTGATGGAGTTATGCTTGAGAACATCGCTCCACTTAGTGCTTACAGCTTTAGCGGTGCACTTATCATGCCAAATCTTGTTCCTCCAGTTGAAACATTAGAGGATGTGAAAGCATATAAAGAGCGGATAATGGCGACTGTTCCAAACGATTTTTTTGAACCATATATGACACTTTTTTATAAAAACTATGATAAAAAATTCCTAGCTACTATTGTTGATCACGTTACAGCGATAAAACTCTATCCAGCTGGGATAACTACAAACTCTGAGGGTGGCTTATCTTCTTTTAATATTGAAGAGATGCGCGAAACTCTAGAAGCTATGAGTATTTTAGGAATTCCACTTTGTGTTCATGGAGAGAGTGATGGTTTTGTGATGGATAGAGAAGAAGAATTTATGAGCATCTATGAGCTATTAGCGACAAATTTTCCAGATTTAAAGATAGTTATGGAGCATATTACAACAAAAGCAGCAGTTGATATGCTAGATAAGCATAAAAATCTATACGCAACTATTACAGTTCATCATCTTCTCTTTACCCTCGATGATGTTGTTGGTGGTATGATGATGCCTCATAATTTCTGCAAGCCAATTGCAAAACGTCCTGAGGATTTAGATGCGCTTCTTAGCGTTGCCCTTGAAGCACATCCAAAAGTTATGTTTGGCTCAGACTCAGCACCTCACTCAAAAGAGAAAAAAGAGTGTTCTGGCTGTGCAGCTGGCGTTTTCAGTGCGCCTATTGCGCTTCAGCTTCTGTGTGAAATATTCGAACAGTATGACAAACTAGATAATCTTCAAGCATTCATAAGCGATAATGCTCAAAGTATCTATAAAATTTGCCCTGAATTTAAGGAAGTTATCTTAGAAAAACGTCCATTCATCGTACCTGCATCTTACAGCAATGTAGTTCCAATGTATGCCTCTAGAGCAATAAACTGGGCGATAAGAAGCGTTGAGTAA
- a CDS encoding sigma-54-dependent transcriptional regulator, producing MKIAIVEDDINMRKSLEIAMSDYKEFEIITFKNAKDALKGINESFHLVITDINMPGMDGIEFVKELDGKFEVIIMTGNATLQRAIESIHLGVKDFLLKPFDVDTLIAAIKREDKIQKVKKIVHAEQKNVNNSGFYGTSKALESALHIASKAAKTDATILLLGQSGVGKEVFASFIHEHSPRSKKPFIAINMAAIPDNLIESELFGFEKGAFTDASEAKAGQFELANGGTLFLDEIAEMPYGVQAKLLRALQEKEVRRLGSSKSIKIDIRVIAATNADLEQKIHNGTFREDLYYRLNTIPIIIAPLAERKEEILAIAQKILEQNCVKYGFELKSFSDESKKQLLAYNWPGNIRELISVVERAVILSDANEIAPEGLFLSSRRFTK from the coding sequence AAGGATGCACTAAAGGGCATTAATGAGAGTTTTCATCTTGTAATTACAGATATAAATATGCCGGGAATGGATGGCATAGAGTTTGTAAAGGAACTTGATGGAAAGTTTGAAGTCATAATCATGACTGGAAATGCGACTCTTCAAAGAGCTATAGAATCAATTCATCTTGGAGTTAAGGATTTTTTATTAAAACCTTTTGATGTAGATACTTTAATAGCTGCTATAAAAAGAGAAGATAAAATACAAAAAGTTAAAAAAATAGTACATGCAGAGCAAAAAAATGTTAACAACAGTGGTTTTTATGGAACTTCAAAAGCACTTGAATCAGCTCTACATATTGCCTCAAAAGCTGCTAAAACTGATGCAACTATTTTACTTTTAGGTCAAAGCGGTGTTGGCAAAGAGGTGTTTGCCTCTTTCATTCATGAACACTCCCCTAGATCTAAAAAACCTTTTATAGCCATAAATATGGCAGCAATTCCAGATAATTTAATAGAGAGCGAGCTATTTGGTTTTGAAAAAGGTGCATTTACCGATGCAAGTGAAGCAAAAGCTGGGCAGTTTGAACTAGCAAATGGCGGAACTCTTTTTTTAGATGAGATAGCAGAGATGCCTTATGGCGTTCAAGCAAAACTTCTTCGCGCCCTGCAAGAAAAAGAGGTGAGGCGTCTTGGGTCTTCTAAAAGTATAAAAATAGATATAAGAGTTATTGCAGCAACGAATGCAGATTTAGAGCAAAAAATTCATAATGGCACTTTTAGAGAGGATTTATATTATCGCTTAAATACAATTCCAATAATAATCGCACCTCTTGCAGAGAGAAAAGAGGAGATTTTAGCGATAGCTCAAAAGATTTTAGAGCAAAATTGTGTAAAATATGGTTTTGAATTAAAAAGCTTTTCAGATGAGTCAAAGAAACAGCTCCTTGCTTATAATTGGCCAGGAAACATAAGAGAGTTAATCTCTGTTGTTGAGAGAGCTGTTATACTTAGTGATGCGAATGAAATTGCTCCTGAGGGACTTTTTTTAAGCTCAAGAAGGTTTACAAAATAA
- a CDS encoding aspartate-semialdehyde dehydrogenase, with product MLKKYNVAVVGANGAVGEEILTILQEVKFPINKLIPLASSRSIGKTVMYAGREVAIKELTDTVFEEEDIEIALFSAGGSVSAQFAASAVRAGAVVIDNTSHFRMDENVPLVVPEVNPQDIAKWKKTGIIANPNCSTIQMVQALKPLDEAYNIQRVDVSTYQATSGAGKSAMEELVTQMQSFFAFKLDEAEVKAFAHRIALNVIPQIDKFLDNGYTKEEMKMVNETTKIMHREIPLSATCVRVPTLRGHAEAVSIKFACEVNADKVRELLEKAPNIIVLDNPEKSIYPMPSIALEKNETFVGRIRVDNFDKTVLHLFIVADNLRVGAATNAVRIAQKWIEIEEGK from the coding sequence ATGTTAAAAAAGTATAATGTAGCAGTAGTAGGTGCAAATGGAGCAGTTGGAGAAGAGATATTAACAATTTTACAAGAGGTTAAATTTCCAATAAATAAGCTCATTCCACTTGCAAGTTCAAGAAGTATTGGAAAAACAGTCATGTATGCTGGCAGAGAAGTTGCTATCAAAGAGTTAACAGACACTGTTTTTGAAGAAGAAGATATTGAGATAGCACTATTTTCTGCTGGTGGAAGTGTTAGTGCACAGTTTGCTGCGTCTGCAGTTAGAGCGGGAGCTGTTGTAATTGACAACACATCTCACTTTAGAATGGATGAAAACGTTCCTCTTGTTGTACCTGAAGTAAACCCGCAAGATATTGCAAAGTGGAAAAAAACTGGAATTATTGCCAATCCAAACTGCTCAACAATTCAAATGGTTCAAGCGCTAAAACCTCTTGATGAAGCATACAATATTCAAAGAGTAGATGTAAGCACTTACCAAGCAACTTCAGGTGCTGGAAAAAGCGCTATGGAAGAGCTTGTAACGCAGATGCAATCGTTCTTTGCATTTAAGCTTGATGAGGCAGAAGTAAAAGCTTTTGCTCATAGGATTGCCCTAAATGTTATCCCTCAAATAGATAAATTTTTAGATAACGGCTACACAAAAGAAGAGATGAAAATGGTAAATGAAACAACCAAAATTATGCACAGAGAGATTCCACTGAGTGCTACATGCGTTAGAGTTCCAACTCTTCGTGGACATGCAGAAGCAGTGAGTATAAAATTTGCTTGTGAAGTTAATGCAGATAAAGTAAGAGAACTTTTAGAAAAAGCGCCAAATATTATTGTTCTTGATAATCCAGAAAAGTCAATCTATCCGATGCCTTCAATCGCTCTAGAAAAAAATGAGACTTTTGTTGGTCGTATAAGAGTAGATAATTTTGACAAAACAGTTCTTCACCTCTTTATAGTAGCTGACAACTTGAGAGTTGGTGCTGCAACCAATGCTGTTCGTATAGCTCAAAAATGGATAGAAATAGAAGAGGGAAAATAA
- the hemE gene encoding uroporphyrinogen decarboxylase encodes MSKIFVDACFGKETPYTPVWMMRQAGRYLPEYMRVRAEAGNFLNLCHDPKKACEVTLQPVDIVGVDAAILFSDILVVPLEMGMDLKFVTGEGPKFDDPIKNEADLDRLFGGDEAASKLTYVYDTIKLIKEQLAEDKALIGFTGAPWTLATYMIEGEGTKTYNICKKMMYSNPKLLHKILSKVTEVVKFYMEKQIEAGIDVVQIFDSWAAAIEPSKYDEFSWKYMVEIADYLKAKYPHIPIIMFPKGIPAFLDKVYGNFEVFGVDWSTPMDLAKEKLGERYVLQGNMEPCRLYSKEETTESVESIQKIMGGKRHIFNLGHGILPDVPVENAKHFIKECHRVSKK; translated from the coding sequence ATGAGTAAAATATTTGTAGATGCATGCTTTGGCAAAGAGACACCATATACGCCTGTTTGGATGATGCGCCAAGCTGGTCGCTACCTCCCAGAGTACATGAGGGTTAGAGCTGAGGCTGGAAATTTTCTAAACCTCTGTCATGACCCTAAAAAAGCTTGTGAAGTAACTCTTCAGCCAGTTGATATTGTAGGAGTTGATGCAGCAATACTCTTTAGTGATATTTTAGTAGTCCCTCTTGAGATGGGAATGGATTTAAAGTTTGTAACAGGAGAAGGTCCAAAGTTTGATGATCCTATAAAGAATGAAGCAGACTTAGATAGACTCTTTGGTGGAGATGAGGCAGCTTCTAAATTAACTTATGTCTATGATACTATCAAACTTATTAAAGAGCAATTAGCAGAAGATAAGGCTTTAATAGGCTTTACAGGAGCTCCATGGACGCTTGCTACATATATGATAGAGGGCGAGGGAACAAAAACTTACAATATTTGCAAAAAAATGATGTACTCAAACCCAAAACTTCTTCATAAAATTCTCTCTAAAGTAACTGAGGTTGTAAAGTTTTACATGGAGAAGCAAATAGAGGCTGGTATTGATGTTGTTCAGATTTTTGACTCATGGGCGGCAGCAATTGAACCTTCAAAATATGATGAGTTTTCATGGAAATATATGGTAGAGATTGCAGATTATCTAAAAGCAAAATATCCGCATATTCCAATTATCATGTTCCCAAAAGGAATACCTGCATTTTTAGATAAAGTGTATGGAAATTTTGAAGTCTTTGGAGTTGATTGGTCAACACCTATGGATTTAGCAAAAGAGAAGCTTGGAGAGCGCTATGTTCTTCAAGGAAATATGGAGCCATGCAGACTCTACTCAAAAGAGGAAACTACTGAGTCTGTAGAGTCTATTCAAAAAATAATGGGTGGAAAAAGACATATCTTTAACCTTGGACATGGAATACTCCCCGACGTCCCAGTAGAGAATGCAAAACACTTCATCAAAGAGTGTCATAGGGTTAGTAAAAAATAA
- the groES gene encoding co-chaperone GroES has translation MNFQPLGKRVLVKRVEEANTTASGIIIPDNAQEKPSRGEVVAVSSEVKEMLCGDKVLFGKFSGSEVTLDGEKFLIIDSEDIFGIIK, from the coding sequence ATGAATTTTCAACCATTAGGCAAAAGAGTCCTAGTAAAAAGAGTAGAAGAGGCAAATACTACAGCAAGTGGTATTATTATTCCTGATAATGCGCAAGAGAAGCCTTCGCGTGGTGAGGTTGTAGCAGTTAGTTCGGAAGTTAAAGAGATGTTATGTGGGGACAAAGTTCTTTTTGGAAAGTTTTCAGGTAGTGAAGTTACGCTAGATGGAGAGAAATTTCTTATCATAGATAGTGAAGATATTTTTGGAATCATCAAATAA
- the tpx gene encoding thiol peroxidase: MQSTKFRGTKVTLVGDQIGVGDSAPIATAIGTDLNSVTIGGARDKIQLIVTVPSLDTDTCAAETRRFNEDVNNLDICETTVVSMDLPFASERFCTTSGIENLTVVSDYLDKSVSLAYGVLMDDNKLQGLSARAVFVVDRSGIIVYKEIVEEVTSEPNYEAALEAIKLAR, from the coding sequence ATGCAATCAACAAAATTTCGCGGAACAAAAGTCACACTTGTTGGCGATCAGATAGGAGTGGGTGATAGTGCTCCAATAGCTACTGCAATCGGCACAGATTTAAACAGTGTAACAATAGGCGGTGCTAGAGACAAGATACAGTTAATCGTTACAGTTCCCTCACTAGACACTGATACATGTGCTGCTGAAACAAGAAGATTTAACGAAGATGTCAATAATCTTGATATTTGTGAGACAACAGTTGTATCTATGGATTTACCATTTGCATCTGAGCGTTTTTGCACAACTTCTGGAATTGAGAATCTAACTGTTGTAAGTGACTATTTAGATAAAAGCGTAAGTCTAGCTTATGGAGTTTTGATGGATGACAACAAACTTCAAGGACTAAGTGCCAGAGCCGTTTTTGTAGTTGATAGAAGCGGAATAATAGTCTATAAAGAGATTGTTGAAGAGGTAACTTCTGAGCCAAACTATGAAGCAGCTCTAGAAGCTATAAAACTCGCTAGATAA
- the groL gene encoding chaperonin GroEL (60 kDa chaperone family; promotes refolding of misfolded polypeptides especially under stressful conditions; forms two stacked rings of heptamers to form a barrel-shaped 14mer; ends can be capped by GroES; misfolded proteins enter the barrel where they are refolded when GroES binds): protein MAKEIIFSDNARNALARGVAKLTDAVKVTMGPRGRNVLIQKSYGNPIITKDGVSVAREIELQDKLENMGATLVKDVASRTADEAGDGTTTATVLANAIFSEGLRNITAGANPIEVKRGMDKACEEILKHLKASSKVINGKKDIAQVATISANSDTAIGDMIAEAMEKVGQDGVITVEEAKGIVDELDVVEGMQFDRGYLSPYFITNTEKMTAEIENPWILLADSKIASLKDLLPVLEQVQKTSRPLLIIAEDVEGEALSTLVVNKLRGVLNISAVKAPGFGDRRKAMLQDIAVLTAGTVISEETGHTLSGATIQHLGQASRIVIDKDNTVIVNGAGTSEAVQARVDAIKVQMNTTTSEYDKEKLQERLAKLSGGVAVIKVGAASETEMKEKKDRVDDALSATKAAVEEGIVIGGGAALVRAGAKVKLDLSGDQKIGCEIILRAIKAPLKQIATNAGYDAGVVVNAVEGATNENIGFNAATGEYVDMFEAGIIDPFKVGRVALTNATSIASLLLTTEAAIYELPEEKSSMPDMSGMGGMPGMM, encoded by the coding sequence ATGGCAAAAGAGATAATTTTTTCAGATAACGCAAGAAATGCACTGGCTCGTGGTGTTGCAAAACTTACAGACGCAGTAAAGGTTACAATGGGGCCTCGTGGTCGCAATGTTTTGATTCAAAAAAGTTATGGTAATCCTATAATCACAAAAGATGGTGTATCTGTTGCTAGAGAGATAGAACTACAAGACAAACTGGAAAATATGGGTGCTACTCTTGTAAAAGATGTTGCTTCAAGAACAGCTGATGAAGCAGGTGATGGTACAACGACAGCTACAGTTTTAGCAAATGCAATTTTTTCTGAAGGTTTAAGAAATATCACAGCTGGAGCTAACCCTATCGAAGTAAAAAGAGGGATGGATAAGGCTTGTGAAGAGATTTTAAAACATTTAAAAGCATCAAGCAAAGTAATTAACGGTAAAAAAGATATAGCACAAGTTGCAACTATCTCTGCAAACTCTGATACTGCTATTGGCGATATGATTGCTGAAGCTATGGAAAAAGTTGGCCAAGATGGTGTTATAACTGTTGAAGAAGCTAAGGGAATTGTTGATGAACTCGATGTTGTTGAGGGTATGCAGTTTGATCGTGGCTACTTAAGCCCGTACTTTATTACAAATACAGAGAAGATGACTGCTGAGATTGAAAATCCTTGGATTTTACTAGCCGATAGCAAAATTGCATCACTTAAAGATTTGCTTCCAGTTTTAGAGCAGGTTCAAAAAACTTCTCGTCCACTTCTTATAATAGCTGAAGATGTAGAGGGCGAGGCACTTTCAACTTTAGTTGTAAACAAACTTCGTGGTGTTTTAAATATCTCTGCAGTTAAGGCTCCAGGATTTGGTGATAGAAGAAAAGCGATGTTGCAAGATATTGCGGTGCTTACCGCTGGAACTGTTATCTCTGAGGAGACGGGACATACACTAAGCGGAGCTACAATCCAACATCTAGGACAAGCTTCTCGTATAGTTATAGATAAAGACAATACTGTAATTGTAAATGGTGCAGGAACGTCTGAAGCTGTACAAGCAAGGGTAGATGCTATCAAAGTTCAAATGAATACTACAACTAGCGAATATGACAAAGAGAAGCTTCAAGAGCGTTTAGCAAAACTAAGCGGTGGCGTTGCTGTTATAAAAGTTGGAGCTGCTAGTGAGACTGAGATGAAAGAGAAAAAAGATCGTGTGGATGACGCACTCTCTGCTACAAAAGCTGCTGTTGAAGAGGGAATCGTTATAGGTGGAGGAGCTGCTCTTGTTCGTGCTGGTGCAAAAGTAAAACTTGATCTTAGCGGAGACCAAAAAATTGGTTGTGAAATAATCCTTAGAGCTATAAAAGCACCACTTAAACAAATAGCAACAAACGCTGGATATGACGCTGGTGTAGTTGTAAACGCAGTTGAAGGTGCAACCAATGAAAACATAGGCTTTAATGCGGCAACAGGTGAATATGTAGATATGTTTGAAGCTGGAATTATAGATCCATTTAAAGTTGGTCGTGTGGCACTTACAAATGCTACTTCAATTGCTAGCCTGCTTCTTACAACAGAAGCTGCGATTTATGAGCTTCCTGAAGAGAAATCTTCAATGCCAGATATGAGCGGTATGGGTGGAATGCCAGGGATGATGTAA
- a CDS encoding response regulator transcription factor encodes MSKILFLEDDLLFAETLIDLLEENNMEVVHVPNGQAALDRTFKEKFNLYLLDINVPLVDGVTLLRELRESDDDTPAIFLTSHKEKEVLKKGFLCGADDFITKPFDADELILRILAIIKRAKKEDVTCIGLLCNDDTHKRFLYDNKEIELSKKEYQLLRLLIKHANNTVPKEMIIDTLWSSSEGGSDGALRVYINRIKQLVPQINIENIRGVGYKLVS; translated from the coding sequence TTGAGTAAGATTTTATTCTTAGAAGATGATCTGCTTTTTGCAGAGACTCTGATTGATCTACTTGAAGAGAACAACATGGAAGTTGTTCACGTTCCAAATGGTCAAGCCGCACTAGATAGAACCTTTAAAGAGAAGTTCAATCTCTATCTTCTTGATATTAATGTGCCTCTCGTTGATGGCGTAACTCTGCTTAGAGAGTTAAGAGAGTCTGATGATGATACTCCAGCAATTTTTTTGACTTCTCACAAAGAAAAAGAGGTGTTAAAAAAAGGTTTTCTCTGCGGTGCAGATGACTTTATAACAAAGCCATTTGACGCTGATGAACTTATTTTGCGTATATTGGCAATAATTAAGAGAGCAAAAAAAGAGGATGTTACATGTATAGGATTACTTTGTAATGATGATACACATAAACGTTTTTTATATGATAATAAAGAGATAGAACTCTCAAAAAAAGAGTATCAGCTACTGCGTCTGCTTATAAAACATGCAAACAACACTGTGCCAAAAGAGATGATAATAGACACACTTTGGAGTAGCAGTGAAGGCGGAAGTGATGGAGCGCTGAGGGTTTATATCAACCGCATTAAACAACTTGTTCCGCAAATAAATATAGAAAATATCAGAGGCGTTGGATATAAACTTGTTTCGTAA
- a CDS encoding sensor histidine kinase, with translation MFRNLRITIFIYYVLTVLSLMGILYYFVSIIETQNLFLLFFILFLLTIFTAIIIAKLSIDPLFEHVRNLQNLSTETLHELNLPISTIRTNISMLKKNLSNEKDLKRASRVESACIMLQERYNELDYMIKLQSANIKHETISLDELLKKRVDFLKQIYPHVEFTLSLEPLQITNDTIGLSKVIDNLLDNAVKYSLNIHKVDIRLHNQTLYIKDYGCGIDEVELLKIFDRYYQSNENMRGFGIGLSMVKRFCDANHIALNFKSKLNMGTTVILKFKEN, from the coding sequence TTGTTTCGTAACCTACGCATAACAATTTTTATCTACTACGTTTTAACAGTTCTCTCCTTAATGGGAATTTTATATTACTTCGTCTCTATAATTGAGACACAAAATCTATTTTTACTATTTTTCATTCTATTTTTGCTAACTATTTTCACTGCAATTATAATTGCAAAACTCTCGATTGACCCTCTGTTTGAACATGTAAGAAATCTTCAAAATCTCTCAACAGAAACACTTCATGAGCTAAATCTGCCAATAAGTACAATTAGAACAAACATAAGTATGTTAAAAAAAAATCTCTCAAATGAGAAAGATTTAAAAAGAGCTTCAAGAGTTGAGAGTGCTTGTATTATGCTTCAAGAGCGATATAATGAACTAGACTACATGATAAAACTTCAAAGTGCAAATATAAAGCATGAGACTATCTCGCTAGATGAACTGCTTAAAAAAAGAGTCGATTTTTTAAAACAGATATATCCACATGTAGAGTTTACTTTATCGCTTGAGCCGCTGCAGATAACAAATGACACCATCGGTTTATCCAAGGTCATTGACAATCTTTTGGACAATGCTGTAAAATATTCACTAAATATTCACAAAGTAGATATAAGATTGCACAACCAAACGCTTTACATAAAAGACTATGGTTGTGGCATAGATGAAGTAGAGCTTTTAAAAATTTTTGATAGATATTATCAAAGCAATGAAAATATGCGTGGTTTTGGGATTGGGCTTAGCATGGTAAAGCGTTTTTGCGATGCTAATCATATCGCCTTAAATTTTAAATCTAAGCTAAATATGGGTACAACAGTTATATTAAAATTCAAGGAAAATTAG
- the exbB gene encoding TonB-system energizer ExbB, translated as MEKNILAYAEAALDYGVIGLLILMSVITLWLFIERMMFYSSLRLSDYENRDELEIDLTDNLSIISVIGSNAPYVGLLGTVIGIMLTFYTMGEVGTIDAKKIMVGLALALKATAMGLIVAMPAIVFYTLLLRKVEKILTLFDIAQDKKNK; from the coding sequence GTGGAAAAAAACATCTTAGCATACGCAGAGGCAGCGTTGGATTATGGAGTTATTGGACTTCTTATACTTATGAGCGTTATTACTCTTTGGTTATTTATTGAGAGAATGATGTTTTATAGCTCTTTGCGTCTAAGTGATTATGAGAATCGGGATGAGCTTGAGATTGATTTAACAGACAACTTAAGCATCATCAGTGTTATAGGTTCAAACGCTCCTTATGTTGGGCTTTTAGGAACAGTTATAGGGATAATGCTTACATTTTACACAATGGGTGAAGTTGGAACTATTGATGCAAAAAAAATCATGGTTGGCTTAGCTCTTGCACTAAAAGCAACTGCAATGGGACTTATCGTTGCAATGCCTGCTATTGTGTTTTACACCTTGCTTTTGCGCAAAGTAGAAAAGATATTGACACTCTTTGATATTGCACAAGACAAAAAGAACAAGTAA